The following coding sequences lie in one Aminivibrio pyruvatiphilus genomic window:
- a CDS encoding NYN domain-containing protein: protein MKRVAVFVDAGYFWVQTAKALFLEQKPRSFVHVDHQRMRSELLGQVENFCPGSDLLRIYWYDGPGANGTKSYEHECIERLDDFKLRLGSRNIRGDQKAVDGLLIADLIGLAQNRSISEAIILSGDADLVPGVLAVQNLGIRVLLIEIGAREATSPYLIAEVDRYCRWNSESIRSFAIKAPSCEETEHSPSSLSLEPVSQLDLKKIAEEFYCHQSAEKRKMLATIDHNQPIPSDVDRALLELARTENGDRWLQTEQKKLIRSLLKEHAKLQKGK from the coding sequence GTGAAAAGAGTGGCCGTTTTTGTCGACGCAGGTTATTTTTGGGTCCAGACAGCAAAAGCACTCTTTCTTGAACAGAAACCGAGAAGTTTTGTTCATGTTGACCATCAGAGAATGCGGAGCGAGTTGCTCGGCCAAGTGGAAAATTTTTGCCCGGGCAGCGATCTTTTGAGAATCTATTGGTACGACGGCCCCGGAGCAAACGGAACAAAATCATACGAGCACGAGTGTATTGAACGCCTCGACGATTTTAAGCTTCGTCTTGGCTCCCGCAACATAAGAGGAGACCAAAAAGCTGTAGACGGGCTACTTATCGCCGATCTCATCGGGCTTGCTCAAAACAGGTCCATCAGCGAGGCGATCATTCTCTCAGGAGATGCTGATCTGGTTCCAGGCGTCCTTGCCGTACAAAACCTCGGGATCCGAGTTCTGCTTATTGAAATCGGCGCCCGGGAAGCCACTTCGCCTTATTTGATAGCGGAAGTTGACCGTTATTGCAGGTGGAATTCGGAGAGCATCCGCTCATTTGCCATAAAAGCTCCTTCCTGCGAAGAAACTGAACATAGTCCTTCTTCGTTGTCTCTTGAACCGGTATCGCAGCTCGATTTGAAAAAGATTGCCGAAGAGTTTTACTGCCATCAATCTGCTGAAAAACGAAAAATGCTGGCAACTATCGATCATAACCAGCCAATACCATCGGATGTCGACAGAGCCCTTTTGGAACTAGCCCGCACTGAAAACGGTGATAGATGGCTTCAAACAGAACAGAAAAAGCTGATCCGTTCCCTCCTCAAAGAACACGCAAAACTACAAAAGGGCAAGTAA